Proteins from one Poecile atricapillus isolate bPoeAtr1 chromosome 14, bPoeAtr1.hap1, whole genome shotgun sequence genomic window:
- the DHRS7B gene encoding dehydrogenase/reductase SDR family member 7B isoform X2, translating to MVTAVARKTVQKGKLMDFTSTVIIPLLFGSLGIFALFRLLQWVRMRAYLQEAVVVITGASSGLGKECAKAFHAAGSKLVLCGRDSEKLKELVQELCAVKNHRKNTHEPHTVVFDLSDTKTVVNAAEEILKALGHVDILINNAGISFRGTIVDTGLDVDKKVMETNYFGPIALTKALLPSMIKRRQGHIVAISSVQGKISIPFRSAYAASKHATQAFFDCLRAEVEQYDIEVTVVSPGYIQTNLSLNAVTADGSRYGVMDKTTAEGQTAAEVARVVLNAVGQKKKEVLVAGLMPCLAVYLRNLCPRLFFTLMASRAKKEKKAKGS from the exons ATGGTGACGGCGGTGgccag GAAGACAGTTCAGAAAGGAAAGCTGATGGATTTCACAAGCACTGTCATCATCCCGCTGCTCTTTGGCAGCTTGGGGATCTTTGCGCTGTTCCGGCTGCTGCAGTGGGTGCGGATGCGAGCTTACCTGCAGGAAGCAGTGGTGGTGATCACAGGGGCCTCCTCTGGCCTGGGGAAAG AATGTGCCAAAGCTTTCCATGCAGCTGGATCCAAGCTGGTGCTCTGTGGCAGGGACAGTGAGAAGCTCAAAGAGCTGGTGCAGGAGCTTTGTGCTGTGAAGAATCACCGCAAAAAT ACACACGAGCCTCACACTGTGGTGTTTGACCTCTCGGACACCAAAACTGTGGTAAATGCTGCTGAGGAGATCCTGAAGGCCTTGGGTCACGTGGACATCCTGATCAACAATGCTGGCATCAGCTTCCGAGGCACAATCGTGGACACAGGACTGGATGTGGATAAGAAAGTGATGGAAACAAATTACTTTGGACCTATAGCCCTCACCAAAG CACTTCTCCCCTCCATGATCAAGAGGAGACAAGGCCACATTGTGGCCATCAGCAGCGTGCAAGGCAAAATAAGCATTCCTTTCAGATCTGCAT atGCTGCCTCTAAGCATGCTACCCAGGCCTTCTTTGACTGTCTGCGAGCAGAGGTGGAGCAGTATGACATTGAAGTGACAGTTGTGAGCCCTGGATACATCCAGACAAACCTGTCCCTCAACGCTGTCACAGCGGATGGATCTCGCTATGGAG TTATGGACAAGACCACGGCCGAGGGACAGACGGCGGCCGAGGTGGCTCGGGTGGTTCTCAATGCAGTGGGacagaagaagaaggaagtgCTTGTGGCTGGCCTGATGCCCTGCCTGGCTGTCTACCTGAGGAACCTCTGCCCCAGGCTCTTCTTCACCTTAATGGCATCTAGagcaaaaaaggagaaaaaagcaaaggGCTCTTAG
- the DHRS7B gene encoding dehydrogenase/reductase SDR family member 7B isoform X3, which produces MLQTVQKGKLMDFTSTVIIPLLFGSLGIFALFRLLQWVRMRAYLQEAVVVITGASSGLGKECAKAFHAAGSKLVLCGRDSEKLKELVQELCAVKNHRKNTHEPHTVVFDLSDTKTVVNAAEEILKALGHVDILINNAGISFRGTIVDTGLDVDKKVMETNYFGPIALTKALLPSMIKRRQGHIVAISSVQGKISIPFRSAYAASKHATQAFFDCLRAEVEQYDIEVTVVSPGYIQTNLSLNAVTADGSRYGVMDKTTAEGQTAAEVARVVLNAVGQKKKEVLVAGLMPCLAVYLRNLCPRLFFTLMASRAKKEKKAKGS; this is translated from the exons ATGCTTCAG ACAGTTCAGAAAGGAAAGCTGATGGATTTCACAAGCACTGTCATCATCCCGCTGCTCTTTGGCAGCTTGGGGATCTTTGCGCTGTTCCGGCTGCTGCAGTGGGTGCGGATGCGAGCTTACCTGCAGGAAGCAGTGGTGGTGATCACAGGGGCCTCCTCTGGCCTGGGGAAAG AATGTGCCAAAGCTTTCCATGCAGCTGGATCCAAGCTGGTGCTCTGTGGCAGGGACAGTGAGAAGCTCAAAGAGCTGGTGCAGGAGCTTTGTGCTGTGAAGAATCACCGCAAAAAT ACACACGAGCCTCACACTGTGGTGTTTGACCTCTCGGACACCAAAACTGTGGTAAATGCTGCTGAGGAGATCCTGAAGGCCTTGGGTCACGTGGACATCCTGATCAACAATGCTGGCATCAGCTTCCGAGGCACAATCGTGGACACAGGACTGGATGTGGATAAGAAAGTGATGGAAACAAATTACTTTGGACCTATAGCCCTCACCAAAG CACTTCTCCCCTCCATGATCAAGAGGAGACAAGGCCACATTGTGGCCATCAGCAGCGTGCAAGGCAAAATAAGCATTCCTTTCAGATCTGCAT atGCTGCCTCTAAGCATGCTACCCAGGCCTTCTTTGACTGTCTGCGAGCAGAGGTGGAGCAGTATGACATTGAAGTGACAGTTGTGAGCCCTGGATACATCCAGACAAACCTGTCCCTCAACGCTGTCACAGCGGATGGATCTCGCTATGGAG TTATGGACAAGACCACGGCCGAGGGACAGACGGCGGCCGAGGTGGCTCGGGTGGTTCTCAATGCAGTGGGacagaagaagaaggaagtgCTTGTGGCTGGCCTGATGCCCTGCCTGGCTGTCTACCTGAGGAACCTCTGCCCCAGGCTCTTCTTCACCTTAATGGCATCTAGagcaaaaaaggagaaaaaagcaaaggGCTCTTAG
- the DHRS7B gene encoding dehydrogenase/reductase SDR family member 7B isoform X1 — translation MDFTSTVIIPLLFGSLGIFALFRLLQWVRMRAYLQEAVVVITGASSGLGKECAKAFHAAGSKLVLCGRDSEKLKELVQELCAVKNHRKNTHEPHTVVFDLSDTKTVVNAAEEILKALGHVDILINNAGISFRGTIVDTGLDVDKKVMETNYFGPIALTKALLPSMIKRRQGHIVAISSVQGKISIPFRSAYAASKHATQAFFDCLRAEVEQYDIEVTVVSPGYIQTNLSLNAVTADGSRYGVMDKTTAEGQTAAEVARVVLNAVGQKKKEVLVAGLMPCLAVYLRNLCPRLFFTLMASRAKKEKKAKGS, via the exons ATGGATTTCACAAGCACTGTCATCATCCCGCTGCTCTTTGGCAGCTTGGGGATCTTTGCGCTGTTCCGGCTGCTGCAGTGGGTGCGGATGCGAGCTTACCTGCAGGAAGCAGTGGTGGTGATCACAGGGGCCTCCTCTGGCCTGGGGAAAG AATGTGCCAAAGCTTTCCATGCAGCTGGATCCAAGCTGGTGCTCTGTGGCAGGGACAGTGAGAAGCTCAAAGAGCTGGTGCAGGAGCTTTGTGCTGTGAAGAATCACCGCAAAAAT ACACACGAGCCTCACACTGTGGTGTTTGACCTCTCGGACACCAAAACTGTGGTAAATGCTGCTGAGGAGATCCTGAAGGCCTTGGGTCACGTGGACATCCTGATCAACAATGCTGGCATCAGCTTCCGAGGCACAATCGTGGACACAGGACTGGATGTGGATAAGAAAGTGATGGAAACAAATTACTTTGGACCTATAGCCCTCACCAAAG CACTTCTCCCCTCCATGATCAAGAGGAGACAAGGCCACATTGTGGCCATCAGCAGCGTGCAAGGCAAAATAAGCATTCCTTTCAGATCTGCAT atGCTGCCTCTAAGCATGCTACCCAGGCCTTCTTTGACTGTCTGCGAGCAGAGGTGGAGCAGTATGACATTGAAGTGACAGTTGTGAGCCCTGGATACATCCAGACAAACCTGTCCCTCAACGCTGTCACAGCGGATGGATCTCGCTATGGAG TTATGGACAAGACCACGGCCGAGGGACAGACGGCGGCCGAGGTGGCTCGGGTGGTTCTCAATGCAGTGGGacagaagaagaaggaagtgCTTGTGGCTGGCCTGATGCCCTGCCTGGCTGTCTACCTGAGGAACCTCTGCCCCAGGCTCTTCTTCACCTTAATGGCATCTAGagcaaaaaaggagaaaaaagcaaaggGCTCTTAG